In Octopus bimaculoides isolate UCB-OBI-ISO-001 chromosome 14, ASM119413v2, whole genome shotgun sequence, the following are encoded in one genomic region:
- the LOC106882515 gene encoding guanine nucleotide-binding protein G(i) subunit alpha-2 produces MSCSGGEPDRSALARSRSIDHQLDEERERRQKEIQLLVLGASGSGKSTFIKQMRIRYGDGFPENERHYFKPFIYENITHALHHVLDHMASMKIDYNDPSMTETVSEFEKKYPRIRALLLHTVEEDDTHFDHNNTNLFPARPRRLSNFYCHYEKPDISLILQVWQDSGVQEFGEALYLCLKPVPFLQKDFM; encoded by the exons ATGAGTTGTAGCGGCGGAGAACCCGATCGGTCAGCTTTGGCCCGGAGTCGTAGCATTGATCACCAGCTCGATGAAGAacgagaaagaagacagaaagagattCAACTACTGGTGCTAG GTGCTTCCGGTTCCGGGAAAAGTACCTTTATCAAACAGATGAGAATCAGATATGGAGACGGCTTCCCTGAAAACGAACGTCACTATTTCAAACCATTTATTTACGAGAACATCACGCATGCGCTGCACCATGTCTTAGATCATATGGCGTCTATGAAGATAGACTATAATGACCCATCGATGACT gaaACGGTGAGTGAGTTTGAGAAGAAATATCCACGAATAAGGGCCTTGTTACTTCATACAGTTGAGGAAGATGACACTCACTTTGACCACAACAATACAAACTTATTCCCCGCTCGGCCACGACGTCTCTCGAACTTTTACTGTCATTACGAGAAACCAGACATTTCCTTAATCCTGCAGGTTTGGCAAGACTCGGGCGTTCAAGAAT TTGGtgaagctttgtatctttgtttgaaaCCAGTTCCTTTCTTACAGAAAGATTTCATGTAA